A genomic stretch from Corvus cornix cornix isolate S_Up_H32 chromosome 9, ASM73873v5, whole genome shotgun sequence includes:
- the GAL3ST2 gene encoding galactose-3-O-sulfotransferase 2 isoform X2 has product MHVRCLIIFSLCLGLSCLSGFFHMKNENYSISKSHEELLIPAMPCHAKTNVMFLKTHKTASSTVLNIMFRFAERYNLTVALPADQLFHLGYPRTFLAHFVEGFEAIGQNYNIMCNHLRFNPLEVKKVMAANTFYFSILRNPIPLLESSYIYYKNNVPAFRSSKNVNEFLASPTKYYHPADYRESIYARNIMWFDFGYDNNAEDDAKYTQAVLEEIEQNFHLILIADYFDESMILLKHALCWDLDDVIYFKLNSRSQDTVQTLTPESEEQIKAWCSLDWKLYLHFNQSFWRRIEETIGLEVLEKEVGHLRTRQKELMETCLSEQEAVRKDHIKNKGLLPFQSGAANILGYNLKQDLDNRTLRMCQKMVMPELQYTSYLYTVQHPYKKRKELGLPLLWTSLQEKMALPVPN; this is encoded by the exons AT gCATGTCAGATGTCTCATCATTTTCAGCCTCTGCCTCGGACTTTCCTGCCTCTCAGGATTCTTCCATATGAAGAATGAGAATTACAG CATCTCAAAGAGCCACGAGGAGCTGCTGATCcctgccatgccatgccatgccaaGACAAACGTCATGTTCCTCAAGACCCACAagacagccagcagcactgtgctCAACATCATGTTCAGGTTTGCAGAGAGATACAACCTCACTGTCGCCCTCCCTGCTGACCAACTCTTCCACCTGGGATACCCGAGGACTTTCCTGGCCCACTTTGTGGAGGGTTTTGAAGCCATAGGCCAAAATTACAACATCATGTGCAACCACCTGCGGTTTAACCCCTTGGAG GTAAAAAAGGTGATGGCAGCCAACACCTTCTACTTCTCCATCCTGAGGAACCCCATTCCTCTGCTGGAATCTTCCTACATCTACTACAAGAACAATGTGCCTGCCTTCAGGAGCTCCAAGAACGTGAACGAGTTCCTGGCGTCACCCACAAAGTACTACCACCCAGCGGATTACAGGGAAAGCATCTACGCCAGGAATATCATGTGGTTTGACTTCGGCTACGATAACAACGCGGAGGATGACGCAAAGTACACCCAGGCCGTCCTGGAGGAGATTGAGCAGAACTTCCACCTCATCTTGATAGCAGACTACTTTGATGAGTCCATGATCCTCTTGAAGCATGCTTTGTGCTGGGATCTGGATGACGTGATTTACTTCAAGCTCAATTCCAGAAGCCAGGACACTGTCCAGACATTGACTCCAGAAAGTGAGGAGCAGATAAAAGCGTGGTGCTCGCTGGACTGGAAGCTCTACCTGCACTTCAACCAGAGCTTCTGGAGGAGAATTGAGGAGACCATAGGGCTCGAGGTGCTGGAAAAGGAGGTGGGTCACCTGCGGACCAGACAGAAGGAGCTCATGGAGACCTGTCtctcagagcaggaggcagtGAGGAAGGATCACATCAAAAACAAAGGTCTCCTGCCTTTCCAGTCAGGGGCTGCAAATATCCTGGGTTACAACCTCAAACAAGACTTGGACAACAGGACTCTGAGGATGTGCCAGAAAATGGTCATGCCAGAGCTCCAGTACACGTCCTACCTTTACACTGTCCAACACCCGTacaagaagaggaaggagctgggattgCCATTGCTGTGGACCAGCCTCCAGGAGAAGATGGCGCTCCCAGTGCCCAACTAG
- the D2HGDH gene encoding D-2-hydroxyglutarate dehydrogenase, mitochondrial isoform X2: MASTALWSRGAAWLRSCRGTALQRGRSREAPGVLRGRGCCREVVATCERYAVRRLPFARLADGDVAFFERLMPGRVVTGEEEVKPFNVDWLKSVRGCSQLVLKPQTTAEVSQILRYCHERNLAVNPQGGNTGLVGGSVPVFDEIILSTALMNQIISFDKVSGILVCQAGCVLERLNEYLEEQGFIMPLDLGAKGSCHIGGNVATNAGGLRLLRYGSLRGTVLGLEVVLADGSALDCLTSLRKDNTGYDLKQLFIGSEGTLGVVTAVSILCPQKPKAVNLAFLGCQSFAKVLETFTTCRAMLGEILSAYEFMDEKCMELVERHLKLSSPVTDSPFYVLIETSGSNSTHDEEKLNNFLEQAMASGLVTDGTVATDDKKIKMLWSLRERITEALTHEGYVYKYDISLPVGKLYDLVTDMRARLGQSAKNVVGYGHLGDGNLHLNITAESYSHSLLDAIEPFVYEWTARCSGSISAEHGLGFKKKQFIQYSKPREAVVLMQQFKAMLDPKGILNPYKTLPSALESSTC; this comes from the exons atggcttCCACAGCCCTGTGGAGCCGCGGGGCCGCCTGGCTGAGGAGCTGCCGGGGGACGGCCCTGCAGCGCGGCCGCAGCCGGGAAGCCCCGGGCGTGCTCcggggaaggggctgctgcCGGGAGGTGGTGGCGACCTGCGAGCGCTACGCGGTGCGGAGGTTGCCCTTCGCCCGGCTGGCGGACGGCGATGTGGCCTTCTTCGAGCGCCTCATGCCCGGCAGGGTCGTCACGGGCGAGGAGGAGGTGAAGCCCTTTAACGTGGACTGGCTGAAGTCGGTGCGAG gctgcagccagctggtGTTGAAGCCACAGACAACAGCAGAGGTGTCTCAGATTCTCAG GTACTGCCATGAGAGGAACCTGGCAGTGAACCCTCAGGGGGGTAATACGGGCCTTGTTGGGGGCAGCGTTCCTGTCTTTGACGAGATCATTCTCTCCACTGCTCTCATGAACCAGATCATCAGCTTTGACAAGGTGTCTG GGATCCTCGTGTGCCAAGCGGGCTGTGTGTTGGAGAGGCTCAACGAGTACTTGGAGGAGCAGGGGTTTATCATGCCACTCGACCTGGGAGCCAAGGGCAGCTGTCACATCGGGGGGAACGTGGCCACCAATGCCGGAGGCTTGCGGCTCTTGAGATACGGCTCTCTGCGAGGGACAGTGCTGGGCCTGGAAGTG GTGCTGGCTGATGGCTCAGCTCTGGACTGTCTGACCTCTCTGCGCAAAGATAACACGGGCTATGACCTGAAGCAGCTCTTCATAGGATCCGAGGGGACCTTGGGAGTTGTCACTGCTGTCTCCATACTCTGTCCTCAGAAGCCTAAGGCTGTGAATCTGGCATTCCTAG GGTGTCAGAGTTTTGCTAAGGTTCTGGAAACATTCACAACCTGCAGAGCCATGCTGGGCGAGATCCTGTCTGCTTATGAGTTCATGGATGAGAAGTGCATGGAATTGGTTGAGAGACATCTCAAGCTGTCCAGCCCAGTGACAG ACAGCCCTTTTTATGTTCTAATTGAAACTTCGGGCTCCAACTCAACCCATGATGAGGAGAAATTGAACAACTTCCTAGAACAGGCCATGGCTTCTGGTTTGGTCACTGATGGAACTGTGGCAACGGACgacaagaaaataaag ATGCTGTGGAGCCTGCGGGAGAGGATCACCGAGGCCCTCACTCACGAGGGTTATGTGTACAAGTATGACATCTCTCTGCCTGTGGGAAAGCTCTATGACCTCGTGACTGATATGAGGGCTCGGCTGGGCCAGAGTGCCAAAAATGTGGTGGGCTATGGCCACTTGG GAGATGGGAACTTGCATTTGAACATCACGGCGGAGTCCTACAGTCATTCCCTGCTGGATGCCATCGAGCCCTTTGTGTATGAGTGGACTGCAAGATGCAGTGGGAGCATCAGTGCAGAGCACGGGCTGGGCTTCAAGAAGAAGCAGTTCATTCAGTACAGCAAACCACGCGAGGCAGTGGTGCTCATGCAGCAGTTCAAAGCCATGCTGGACCCCAAGGGGATCCTCAACCCCTACAAGACGCTGCCCTCGGCTCTCGAGAGCAGCACGTGCTga
- the GAL3ST2 gene encoding galactose-3-O-sulfotransferase 2 isoform X1, which produces MLEIETWPRRKSQRRQTGTGVDLQRRYFSARSSMKSPGCTPRHVRCLIIFSLCLGLSCLSGFFHMKNENYSISKSHEELLIPAMPCHAKTNVMFLKTHKTASSTVLNIMFRFAERYNLTVALPADQLFHLGYPRTFLAHFVEGFEAIGQNYNIMCNHLRFNPLEVKKVMAANTFYFSILRNPIPLLESSYIYYKNNVPAFRSSKNVNEFLASPTKYYHPADYRESIYARNIMWFDFGYDNNAEDDAKYTQAVLEEIEQNFHLILIADYFDESMILLKHALCWDLDDVIYFKLNSRSQDTVQTLTPESEEQIKAWCSLDWKLYLHFNQSFWRRIEETIGLEVLEKEVGHLRTRQKELMETCLSEQEAVRKDHIKNKGLLPFQSGAANILGYNLKQDLDNRTLRMCQKMVMPELQYTSYLYTVQHPYKKRKELGLPLLWTSLQEKMALPVPN; this is translated from the exons ATGCTAGAAATAGAGACGTGGCCACGAAGAAAGAGCCAGAGGAGACAAACAGGCACTGGAGTCGATTTGCAAAGGAGATACTTCTCAGCTCGCAGCAGCATGAAAAGCCCTGGGTGCACTCCAAG gCATGTCAGATGTCTCATCATTTTCAGCCTCTGCCTCGGACTTTCCTGCCTCTCAGGATTCTTCCATATGAAGAATGAGAATTACAG CATCTCAAAGAGCCACGAGGAGCTGCTGATCcctgccatgccatgccatgccaaGACAAACGTCATGTTCCTCAAGACCCACAagacagccagcagcactgtgctCAACATCATGTTCAGGTTTGCAGAGAGATACAACCTCACTGTCGCCCTCCCTGCTGACCAACTCTTCCACCTGGGATACCCGAGGACTTTCCTGGCCCACTTTGTGGAGGGTTTTGAAGCCATAGGCCAAAATTACAACATCATGTGCAACCACCTGCGGTTTAACCCCTTGGAG GTAAAAAAGGTGATGGCAGCCAACACCTTCTACTTCTCCATCCTGAGGAACCCCATTCCTCTGCTGGAATCTTCCTACATCTACTACAAGAACAATGTGCCTGCCTTCAGGAGCTCCAAGAACGTGAACGAGTTCCTGGCGTCACCCACAAAGTACTACCACCCAGCGGATTACAGGGAAAGCATCTACGCCAGGAATATCATGTGGTTTGACTTCGGCTACGATAACAACGCGGAGGATGACGCAAAGTACACCCAGGCCGTCCTGGAGGAGATTGAGCAGAACTTCCACCTCATCTTGATAGCAGACTACTTTGATGAGTCCATGATCCTCTTGAAGCATGCTTTGTGCTGGGATCTGGATGACGTGATTTACTTCAAGCTCAATTCCAGAAGCCAGGACACTGTCCAGACATTGACTCCAGAAAGTGAGGAGCAGATAAAAGCGTGGTGCTCGCTGGACTGGAAGCTCTACCTGCACTTCAACCAGAGCTTCTGGAGGAGAATTGAGGAGACCATAGGGCTCGAGGTGCTGGAAAAGGAGGTGGGTCACCTGCGGACCAGACAGAAGGAGCTCATGGAGACCTGTCtctcagagcaggaggcagtGAGGAAGGATCACATCAAAAACAAAGGTCTCCTGCCTTTCCAGTCAGGGGCTGCAAATATCCTGGGTTACAACCTCAAACAAGACTTGGACAACAGGACTCTGAGGATGTGCCAGAAAATGGTCATGCCAGAGCTCCAGTACACGTCCTACCTTTACACTGTCCAACACCCGTacaagaagaggaaggagctgggattgCCATTGCTGTGGACCAGCCTCCAGGAGAAGATGGCGCTCCCAGTGCCCAACTAG
- the NEU4 gene encoding sialidase-4 isoform X1 codes for MPSTQSPIFINPPHPSAAAAMGSRHFPARTVLFEKESNGVTYRVPALLYLPCVAKLLAFAEERLSADDAHANLLVLRRGSIYGSYVEWEDMRVLETATLQHHRSMNPCPVYDEFTGTLFLFFITVLGRTPEAYQIVTGQNVTRLCCVTSADQGLSWSTATDLTQQVIGATIKDWATFALGPGHGIQLRSGRLLVPAYSYHIDCKECFGQLCKTTPHSFAFYSDDHGRGWRFGEFIPNLQTGECQLVSVDEEDGSNVLYCNARSPLGFRIQALSTDDGAVFHRGQLVQRLVEPPHGCHGSVIGFPAPFVYVPSTSRDTGMPLRGSHRWPLPGALRGFRHLPTRWAGGAELPTGNHHEPDGPDEDCPTPGHHDDAHNVTMVQGDSAATPPSPTPFFQAPTWILYSHPTSSMSRVNMGVHLSTFPRDAESWTEPWVIYEGPSAYSDLAYMELPYRDAPVAGGAAIAFACLYENGMRSPYEQISFSMFTLLDVLQNIPLTAAAPRRGRSPPCHRGKRRRRSCLIS; via the exons ATGCCCAGCACCCAGTCCCCCATCTTCATCAACCCACCAcatccttctgctgcagctgccatggGCTCCCGGCACTTTCCCGCCCGGACCGTGCTCTTCGAGAAGGAATCCAACGGTGTCACGTACCGTGTGCCCGCCCTGCTCTACCTGCCCTGCGTGGCCAAGCTGCTGGCGTTTGCCGAGGAGCGGCTCAGTGCCGACGATGCCCACGCCAACCTGCTGGTGCTGCGCCGCGGCTCCATCTACGGCAGCTACGTGGAG TGGGAAGACATGCGTGTGCTGGAGACGGCAACGCTGCAGCACCATCGGTCAATGAACCCCTGCCCAGTCTACGATGAGTTCACAGGCaccctcttcctcttcttcatcaCGGTGCTGGGCAGGACGCCCGAAGCCTACCAGATTGTCACTGGCCAGAATGTCACCCGCCTCTGCTGTGTGACCAGTGCTGACCAGGGCCtgagctggagcacagccacAGACCTGACGCAGCAGGTCATTGGTGCGACCATCAAAG ACTGGGCAACGTTCGCGCTGGGCCCTGGGCACGGGATCCAGCTGCGCTCCGGCCggctgctggtgcctgcctACAGTTACCACATCGACTGCAAGGAGTGCTTTGGGCAGCTCTGCAAGACCACCCCGCACTCCTTCGCCTTCTACAGCGACGACCACGGCCGCGGCTGGCGCTTCGGGGAGTTCATCCCCAACCTGCAGACGGGCGAGTGCCAGCTGGTCTCAGTGGACGAGGAGGATGGATCCAATGTCCTCTACTGCAACGCCCGCAGCCCCTTGGGCTTCAGGATCCAGGCGCTCAGCACGGATGACGGCGCTGTCTTCCACAGGGGGCAGCTTGTCCAGCGGCTGGTCGAGCCCCCCCATGGCTGTCACGGCAGTGTCATTGGCTTCCCTGCACCATTCGTGTATGTCCCCTCCACTTCCCGGGACACTGGGATGCCCCTCAGGGGCTCACATCGCTGGCCACTCCCTGGGGCACTCCGGGGATTTAGGCACCTGCCCACCCGAtgggcaggaggtgctgagctgccCACTGGCAACCACCATGAGCCAGATGGGCCCGATGAGGATTGTCCTACCCCTGGGCATCACGATGATGCCCACAATGTCACCATGGTCCAGGGGGACTCTGCAGCaaccccccccagccccactcccttCTTCCAAGCACCAACCTGGATCCTCTACTCCCACCCCACCAGCTCCATGTCACGGGTCAACATGGGGGTTCACCTGAGCACCTTCCCTAGGGATGCGGAGAGCTGGACAGAGCCCTGGGTCATCTACGAGGGCCCGAGCGCTTACTCGGACCTGGCTTACATGGAGCTGCCCTACAGGGACGCGCCGGTGGCCGGCGGCGCTGCCATCGCCTTCGCCTGCCTCTATGAGAACGGGATGAGGTCACCCTACGAGCAGATCTCCTTCAGCATGTTCACGCTGCTCGACGTGCTCCAGAACATTCCCCTGACGGCCGCTGCTCCGCGGCGGGGCCGCAGCCCCCCGTGCCACAGGGGGAAGAGGAGGCGAAGGAGCTGCCTCATCTCCTAG
- the NEU4 gene encoding sialidase-4 isoform X2: MGSRHFPARTVLFEKESNGVTYRVPALLYLPCVAKLLAFAEERLSADDAHANLLVLRRGSIYGSYVEWEDMRVLETATLQHHRSMNPCPVYDEFTGTLFLFFITVLGRTPEAYQIVTGQNVTRLCCVTSADQGLSWSTATDLTQQVIGATIKDWATFALGPGHGIQLRSGRLLVPAYSYHIDCKECFGQLCKTTPHSFAFYSDDHGRGWRFGEFIPNLQTGECQLVSVDEEDGSNVLYCNARSPLGFRIQALSTDDGAVFHRGQLVQRLVEPPHGCHGSVIGFPAPFVYVPSTSRDTGMPLRGSHRWPLPGALRGFRHLPTRWAGGAELPTGNHHEPDGPDEDCPTPGHHDDAHNVTMVQGDSAATPPSPTPFFQAPTWILYSHPTSSMSRVNMGVHLSTFPRDAESWTEPWVIYEGPSAYSDLAYMELPYRDAPVAGGAAIAFACLYENGMRSPYEQISFSMFTLLDVLQNIPLTAAAPRRGRSPPCHRGKRRRRSCLIS, from the exons atggGCTCCCGGCACTTTCCCGCCCGGACCGTGCTCTTCGAGAAGGAATCCAACGGTGTCACGTACCGTGTGCCCGCCCTGCTCTACCTGCCCTGCGTGGCCAAGCTGCTGGCGTTTGCCGAGGAGCGGCTCAGTGCCGACGATGCCCACGCCAACCTGCTGGTGCTGCGCCGCGGCTCCATCTACGGCAGCTACGTGGAG TGGGAAGACATGCGTGTGCTGGAGACGGCAACGCTGCAGCACCATCGGTCAATGAACCCCTGCCCAGTCTACGATGAGTTCACAGGCaccctcttcctcttcttcatcaCGGTGCTGGGCAGGACGCCCGAAGCCTACCAGATTGTCACTGGCCAGAATGTCACCCGCCTCTGCTGTGTGACCAGTGCTGACCAGGGCCtgagctggagcacagccacAGACCTGACGCAGCAGGTCATTGGTGCGACCATCAAAG ACTGGGCAACGTTCGCGCTGGGCCCTGGGCACGGGATCCAGCTGCGCTCCGGCCggctgctggtgcctgcctACAGTTACCACATCGACTGCAAGGAGTGCTTTGGGCAGCTCTGCAAGACCACCCCGCACTCCTTCGCCTTCTACAGCGACGACCACGGCCGCGGCTGGCGCTTCGGGGAGTTCATCCCCAACCTGCAGACGGGCGAGTGCCAGCTGGTCTCAGTGGACGAGGAGGATGGATCCAATGTCCTCTACTGCAACGCCCGCAGCCCCTTGGGCTTCAGGATCCAGGCGCTCAGCACGGATGACGGCGCTGTCTTCCACAGGGGGCAGCTTGTCCAGCGGCTGGTCGAGCCCCCCCATGGCTGTCACGGCAGTGTCATTGGCTTCCCTGCACCATTCGTGTATGTCCCCTCCACTTCCCGGGACACTGGGATGCCCCTCAGGGGCTCACATCGCTGGCCACTCCCTGGGGCACTCCGGGGATTTAGGCACCTGCCCACCCGAtgggcaggaggtgctgagctgccCACTGGCAACCACCATGAGCCAGATGGGCCCGATGAGGATTGTCCTACCCCTGGGCATCACGATGATGCCCACAATGTCACCATGGTCCAGGGGGACTCTGCAGCaaccccccccagccccactcccttCTTCCAAGCACCAACCTGGATCCTCTACTCCCACCCCACCAGCTCCATGTCACGGGTCAACATGGGGGTTCACCTGAGCACCTTCCCTAGGGATGCGGAGAGCTGGACAGAGCCCTGGGTCATCTACGAGGGCCCGAGCGCTTACTCGGACCTGGCTTACATGGAGCTGCCCTACAGGGACGCGCCGGTGGCCGGCGGCGCTGCCATCGCCTTCGCCTGCCTCTATGAGAACGGGATGAGGTCACCCTACGAGCAGATCTCCTTCAGCATGTTCACGCTGCTCGACGTGCTCCAGAACATTCCCCTGACGGCCGCTGCTCCGCGGCGGGGCCGCAGCCCCCCGTGCCACAGGGGGAAGAGGAGGCGAAGGAGCTGCCTCATCTCCTAG
- the TM4SF19 gene encoding transmembrane 4 L6 family member 19, giving the protein MCVGKCSRIVGPCLLVLGTLSMAASILLLFPAGASKYLLEGHISSHAKAVPGVWGGGIAVLLAGTHITALGWQCSGCGTRTNAFISVVLSKLALLGATACFVLSGVGLTNGPLCFYNTTELGLRHGALWGYPFLDAIDQGPDARAENYLYSRRTWNICMEPEGIVSWHVVLFSLLLLISVAEMVLALLQILNGCLGCLCGFCEGK; this is encoded by the exons ATGTGTGTGGGGAAGTGCAGCCGGATCGTGGGCCCCTGCCTGCTAGTGCTGGGCACGCTCTCCATGGCAgccagcatcctgctgctcttccctgctggaGCATCCAAGTACCTGCTGGAGGGGCACATCAGCAGCCACGCCAAGGCCGTGCCGGGCGTCTGGGGCGGTGGCATCGCC gtgctgctggcagggacccACATCACGGCGctgggctggcagtgctctggCTGCGGCACCCGCACCAAC GCGTTCATCTCCGTGGTGCTCTCCAAGCTGGCGCTCCTGGGCGCTACCGCCTGCTTCGTCCTCTCTGGGGTGGGACTGACCAACGGCCCCCTCTGCTTCTACAACACCACCGAGCTCGGCCTCAGGCATGGAGCCCTCTGGGGTTACCCCTTCCTGGATGCCATCGACCAGGGGCCTGATGCCAG GGCTGAGAACTACCTGTACAGTCGGAGAACCTGGAATATCTGCATGGAGCCTGAGGGCATCGTGAGCTGGCACGTCGTCCTgttctccctcctgctgctcatcAGCGTGGCTGAGATGGTGCTGGCCTTGCTTCAGATCCTCAACGGCTGCCTCGGCTGCCTCTGTGGCTTCTGCGAGGGGAAGTAA
- the GAL3ST2 gene encoding galactose-3-O-sulfotransferase 2 isoform X3, which translates to MKNENYSISKSHEELLIPAMPCHAKTNVMFLKTHKTASSTVLNIMFRFAERYNLTVALPADQLFHLGYPRTFLAHFVEGFEAIGQNYNIMCNHLRFNPLEVKKVMAANTFYFSILRNPIPLLESSYIYYKNNVPAFRSSKNVNEFLASPTKYYHPADYRESIYARNIMWFDFGYDNNAEDDAKYTQAVLEEIEQNFHLILIADYFDESMILLKHALCWDLDDVIYFKLNSRSQDTVQTLTPESEEQIKAWCSLDWKLYLHFNQSFWRRIEETIGLEVLEKEVGHLRTRQKELMETCLSEQEAVRKDHIKNKGLLPFQSGAANILGYNLKQDLDNRTLRMCQKMVMPELQYTSYLYTVQHPYKKRKELGLPLLWTSLQEKMALPVPN; encoded by the exons ATGAAGAATGAGAATTACAG CATCTCAAAGAGCCACGAGGAGCTGCTGATCcctgccatgccatgccatgccaaGACAAACGTCATGTTCCTCAAGACCCACAagacagccagcagcactgtgctCAACATCATGTTCAGGTTTGCAGAGAGATACAACCTCACTGTCGCCCTCCCTGCTGACCAACTCTTCCACCTGGGATACCCGAGGACTTTCCTGGCCCACTTTGTGGAGGGTTTTGAAGCCATAGGCCAAAATTACAACATCATGTGCAACCACCTGCGGTTTAACCCCTTGGAG GTAAAAAAGGTGATGGCAGCCAACACCTTCTACTTCTCCATCCTGAGGAACCCCATTCCTCTGCTGGAATCTTCCTACATCTACTACAAGAACAATGTGCCTGCCTTCAGGAGCTCCAAGAACGTGAACGAGTTCCTGGCGTCACCCACAAAGTACTACCACCCAGCGGATTACAGGGAAAGCATCTACGCCAGGAATATCATGTGGTTTGACTTCGGCTACGATAACAACGCGGAGGATGACGCAAAGTACACCCAGGCCGTCCTGGAGGAGATTGAGCAGAACTTCCACCTCATCTTGATAGCAGACTACTTTGATGAGTCCATGATCCTCTTGAAGCATGCTTTGTGCTGGGATCTGGATGACGTGATTTACTTCAAGCTCAATTCCAGAAGCCAGGACACTGTCCAGACATTGACTCCAGAAAGTGAGGAGCAGATAAAAGCGTGGTGCTCGCTGGACTGGAAGCTCTACCTGCACTTCAACCAGAGCTTCTGGAGGAGAATTGAGGAGACCATAGGGCTCGAGGTGCTGGAAAAGGAGGTGGGTCACCTGCGGACCAGACAGAAGGAGCTCATGGAGACCTGTCtctcagagcaggaggcagtGAGGAAGGATCACATCAAAAACAAAGGTCTCCTGCCTTTCCAGTCAGGGGCTGCAAATATCCTGGGTTACAACCTCAAACAAGACTTGGACAACAGGACTCTGAGGATGTGCCAGAAAATGGTCATGCCAGAGCTCCAGTACACGTCCTACCTTTACACTGTCCAACACCCGTacaagaagaggaaggagctgggattgCCATTGCTGTGGACCAGCCTCCAGGAGAAGATGGCGCTCCCAGTGCCCAACTAG
- the D2HGDH gene encoding D-2-hydroxyglutarate dehydrogenase, mitochondrial isoform X1 codes for MASTALWSRGAAWLRSCRGTALQRGRSREAPGVLRGRGCCREVVATCERYAVRRLPFARLADGDVAFFERLMPGRVVTGEEEVKPFNVDWLKSVRGCSQLVLKPQTTAEVSQILRYCHERNLAVNPQGGNTGLVGGSVPVFDEIILSTALMNQIISFDKVSGRFCCRDPRVPSGLCVGEAQRVLGGAGVYHATRPGSQGQLSHRGERGHQCRRLAALEIRLSARDSAGPGSGKVLADGSALDCLTSLRKDNTGYDLKQLFIGSEGTLGVVTAVSILCPQKPKAVNLAFLGCQSFAKVLETFTTCRAMLGEILSAYEFMDEKCMELVERHLKLSSPVTDSPFYVLIETSGSNSTHDEEKLNNFLEQAMASGLVTDGTVATDDKKIKMLWSLRERITEALTHEGYVYKYDISLPVGKLYDLVTDMRARLGQSAKNVVGYGHLGDGNLHLNITAESYSHSLLDAIEPFVYEWTARCSGSISAEHGLGFKKKQFIQYSKPREAVVLMQQFKAMLDPKGILNPYKTLPSALESSTC; via the exons atggcttCCACAGCCCTGTGGAGCCGCGGGGCCGCCTGGCTGAGGAGCTGCCGGGGGACGGCCCTGCAGCGCGGCCGCAGCCGGGAAGCCCCGGGCGTGCTCcggggaaggggctgctgcCGGGAGGTGGTGGCGACCTGCGAGCGCTACGCGGTGCGGAGGTTGCCCTTCGCCCGGCTGGCGGACGGCGATGTGGCCTTCTTCGAGCGCCTCATGCCCGGCAGGGTCGTCACGGGCGAGGAGGAGGTGAAGCCCTTTAACGTGGACTGGCTGAAGTCGGTGCGAG gctgcagccagctggtGTTGAAGCCACAGACAACAGCAGAGGTGTCTCAGATTCTCAG GTACTGCCATGAGAGGAACCTGGCAGTGAACCCTCAGGGGGGTAATACGGGCCTTGTTGGGGGCAGCGTTCCTGTCTTTGACGAGATCATTCTCTCCACTGCTCTCATGAACCAGATCATCAGCTTTGACAAGGTGTCTG GGCGTTTCTGTTGCAGGGATCCTCGTGTGCCAAGCGGGCTGTGTGTTGGAGAGGCTCAACGAGTACTTGGAGGAGCAGGGGTTTATCATGCCACTCGACCTGGGAGCCAAGGGCAGCTGTCACATCGGGGGGAACGTGGCCACCAATGCCGGAGGCTTGCGGCTCTTGAGATACGGCTCTCTGCGAGGGACAGTGCTGGGCCTGGAAGTGGTAAG GTGCTGGCTGATGGCTCAGCTCTGGACTGTCTGACCTCTCTGCGCAAAGATAACACGGGCTATGACCTGAAGCAGCTCTTCATAGGATCCGAGGGGACCTTGGGAGTTGTCACTGCTGTCTCCATACTCTGTCCTCAGAAGCCTAAGGCTGTGAATCTGGCATTCCTAG GGTGTCAGAGTTTTGCTAAGGTTCTGGAAACATTCACAACCTGCAGAGCCATGCTGGGCGAGATCCTGTCTGCTTATGAGTTCATGGATGAGAAGTGCATGGAATTGGTTGAGAGACATCTCAAGCTGTCCAGCCCAGTGACAG ACAGCCCTTTTTATGTTCTAATTGAAACTTCGGGCTCCAACTCAACCCATGATGAGGAGAAATTGAACAACTTCCTAGAACAGGCCATGGCTTCTGGTTTGGTCACTGATGGAACTGTGGCAACGGACgacaagaaaataaag ATGCTGTGGAGCCTGCGGGAGAGGATCACCGAGGCCCTCACTCACGAGGGTTATGTGTACAAGTATGACATCTCTCTGCCTGTGGGAAAGCTCTATGACCTCGTGACTGATATGAGGGCTCGGCTGGGCCAGAGTGCCAAAAATGTGGTGGGCTATGGCCACTTGG GAGATGGGAACTTGCATTTGAACATCACGGCGGAGTCCTACAGTCATTCCCTGCTGGATGCCATCGAGCCCTTTGTGTATGAGTGGACTGCAAGATGCAGTGGGAGCATCAGTGCAGAGCACGGGCTGGGCTTCAAGAAGAAGCAGTTCATTCAGTACAGCAAACCACGCGAGGCAGTGGTGCTCATGCAGCAGTTCAAAGCCATGCTGGACCCCAAGGGGATCCTCAACCCCTACAAGACGCTGCCCTCGGCTCTCGAGAGCAGCACGTGCTga